GAAGGGAAGTCCTCCTCCTCCTCCGGCAGAAACCTCGGGAAACAAATTACCTCCGCCGTTAGATCCTCCCCCTCCTCCTAGATGTTGCTGCTCATCTTCTTCTAATGGAAGTCTCTCATAAGCAACATTAGTAAACGAAGAAGCGATTACAATCACCGGTCCAGCTGCCGTAAGCTCACCGACAACGCTTCCTCCGACGACTTGTCCTTGTCCTCCGGCCAAAAATATTGTCAAACTCGTAGCTCCAGGAGGAGCCGGAGGAGGAAGAAACGATCCGGAGAGAGAAAGAATCTCGAACGTTCCTTGTAGCGTCACGACCGCTCCAGCCGCAGATGGCTGACGTATGGTGACGTTGGTCACCGTTCCACTACCGCTCAGAACGCAGATCCCTCGCTGCCTTCGACGAGCGTAAGTCGCAACGCAGTCAAAAACGTCGCAGCCGTTTGTTACTTCAAGAATATGAGCTCTCAGAGTGTTTGCGCTCTCGCGCGTGATTATCACCGGAGGTTTCGGTTTGTTTTTGGATCCAGGTGGTCTTCCACGTGGACGACGGCCAACGACGTTGCCTCCTCCGCCGCCGTCACCTCCTCCACCTCCAGAGCTTCCTGATCCTCCACCAGAGGCTAGGTCAAGACCTTGATGGTTGTTGTCATCGTCGTCGACGGTGAAGTGACCAAGTCCGGCGCCTGGAGTGACGTCATCTGATGCGGAACTGTGGTGGAGATGGAGATCGGGGCGATGGAGCTGGTGATTAACGTAACCAAAAGCTGTGCCTAGATCAAGACCAGCCATGCCCACATCAAAAGCAAAGCAGAGATTTTAATTTGTAAAAAAATATATAAAAACCACACACACACAACAAGATTAAAATAAAGCTTCTCTTCTTTGTAGATTTTCTATAACTTTTCTTTTAGAACAAGAAAAAAATAAACTATAAAAATAATGAGAGAGGATTGAGAAGAAGTTTGGAAAACGAGAATGGGAAGAGAAATGATAAAAAAAAGTGGAAGGAGAAGGTGAGACTAAAATATAGCATTAAAGAAGAAGAAAATTATCATTGCGTATATAGATTAGATATATATATATATATATATATATGTCTGTGTAAATGCAGTCACTTGTCTAACCTAAACTCTTACAGGAATATATTAATTAAATATTTTTTTCTTTTTGATAAGTATTTTTGTTTTGGTATCGACGTCAATTCAAATTTTCATCTCTCTGATAATTTTATGTCCTTTTTGTGTGTTTTGGACTCAATAGGTAATTCCACGATTTTTCTTCTAGGGCGTGAACCATACGCGAATACCATAAGCAAAAATAATTAGGGGTTTCTGATTGGTGTTTTTCGTTATGCTCACAAATCTATATACTGTATATATATTAAAATAAAAATATTGCAGTTTAGTATTTTAGGCAAAACTATGTTAAGATTTTATTTTTTTCATATCCATTTACGATTCATAAAACTTTTTTATAAGAAATAAACCATTACTTTTATTAAAAGGTATAATTAAAATTTTCAGATATATTAAGAACAGATTAAACTGCCCAAGTTGGT
This sequence is a window from Brassica oleracea var. oleracea cultivar TO1000 chromosome C1, BOL, whole genome shotgun sequence. Protein-coding genes within it:
- the LOC106294365 gene encoding AT-hook motif nuclear-localized protein 23: MAGLDLGTAFGYVNHQLHRPDLHLHHSSASDDVTPGAGLGHFTVDDDDNNHQGLDLASGGGSGSSGGGGGDGGGGGNVVGRRPRGRPPGSKNKPKPPVIITRESANTLRAHILEVTNGCDVFDCVATYARRRQRGICVLSGSGTVTNVTIRQPSAAGAVVTLQGTFEILSLSGSFLPPPAPPGATSLTIFLAGGQGQVVGGSVVGELTAAGPVIVIASSFTNVAYERLPLEEDEQQHLGGGGGSNGGGNLFPEVSAGGGGGLPFFNLPMNMQPNVQLPVEGWPGNSGGRGHF